A single region of the Salvia splendens isolate huo1 chromosome 18, SspV2, whole genome shotgun sequence genome encodes:
- the LOC121776142 gene encoding non-specific phospholipase C4-like: MASPIKTIVILVQENRSFDHMLGWMKTLNPEINGVTGSESNPLPGSNGLLFRDGSAYVNPDPGHSIQDVYEQIFGVEWTPEAAASNPEPTMTGFAQNAERKEAGMSSTVMSGFSPDSVAVYKELISEFAVCDRWFAAVPASTQPNRLFVHSATSSGASSNDTSQLIAGYPQKTIFESLHEEDLTFGIYYQYPPSTLFYRNLRQLKFIFNFHQFDLSFKRHCEEGTLPNYVVVEQRFWDLAILPGNDDHPSHDVYEGQKFVKEVYEALRASPQWNEMLFVIIYDEHGGFYDHVPTPVTGVPSPDGLVGPEPYNFKFDRLGVRVPAIFISPWIEKGTVVHGPSGPTATSEFEHSSIPATVKKIFNLKEFLSKRDEWAGTFDVALNRSSPRTDCPVTLGEPSKLREAGANEEAKLCDFQEDLVQLAAVLCGDKRSDEDFPHEQIEEMTVAQGAEYVKTAFDKFLNECNKAREEGADGSTICIPKTGDAAVKPADSNSFASKLIDCLGCGRD; this comes from the exons atggCATCTCCGATCAAAACAATAGTAATTCTAGTCCAAGAAAACCGGTCATTCGACCACATGCTAGGATGGATGAAAACCCTAAACCCGGAAATCAACGGCGTCACGGGCTCCGAATCCAACCCGCTCCCCGGCTCCAACGGCCTCCTCTTCCGCGACGGGTCGGCCTACGTCAACCCGGACCCGGGCCACTCCATCCAAGACGTCTACGAGCAAATCTTCGGCGTCGAGTGGACCCCGGAGGCCGCCGCCTCAAACCCCGAACCCACCATGACCGGCTTCGCCCAAAACGCCGAGCGCAAAGAGGCCGGCATGTCCTCCACCGTCATGAGCGGCTTCTCCCCGGACTCCGTCGCCGTCTACAAGGAGCTCATCTCCGAGTTCGCCGTCTGCGACCGCTGGTTCGCCGCGGTCCCGGCCTCCACCCAGCCCAACCGCCTCTTCGTCCACTCCGCCACCTCCAGCGGCGCCTCCAGCAACGACACCAGCCAGCTCATCGCCGGCTACCCGCAGAAAACCATCTTCGAATCCCTCCACGAAGAGGACCTCACCTTCGGAATCTACTACCAATATCCACCATCCACATTGTTTTACAGAAATTTAAGACAGCTCAAGTTCATTTTCAACTTCCACCAGTTCGATCTGTCGTTCAAGCGCCACTGCGAGGAGGGGACGCTGCCGAACTATGTGGTGGTGGAGCAGCGCTTCTGGGACCTGGCGATACTGCCCGGGAACGACGATCATCCGTCGCACGACGTCTACGAGGGCCAGAAGTTTGTGAAGGAGGTTTACGAGGCGCTGAGGGCTAGTCCGCAGTGGAATGAGATGCTGTTTGTGATTATTTATGATGAGCACGGTGGGTTTTACGACCACGTTCCGACTCCGGTCACCGGCGTTCCTAGCCCCGACGGCCTTGTGGGCCCCGAGCCGTACAATTTCAAGTTCGACCGACTCGGGGTTAGGGTTCCGGCCATTTTTATATCCCCGTGGATCGAGAAAGGCACCG TTGTACATGGGCCTTCAGGGCCAACAGCAACGTCAGAATTCGAGCACTCGTCTATACCGGCAACCGTTAAGAAGATATTCAATCTAAAGGAGTTTTTGAGTAAACGAGACGAATGGGCCGGCACTTTTGACGTAGCTTTGAACAGGAGCAGCCCTAGAACCGATTGCCCCG TAACCTTAGGGGAGCCATCGAAACTGCGGGAGGCAGGGGCGAACGAGGAGGCGAAACTATGCGATTTCCAAGAAGACCTGGTGCAGTTAGCTGCGGTTCTGTGCGGTGACAAGCGCAGCGACGAGGACTTCCCGCACGAGCAAATCGAGGAAATGACGGTGGCACAAGGAGCCGAGTATGTGAAGACTGCCTTCGACAAATTCCTGAACGAATGCAACAAGGCCAGGGAGGAAGGCGCCGATGGATCCACCATTTGCATACCTAAAACCGGCGACGCCGCTGTCAAGCCGGCTGATTCCAACTCCTTCGCCTCCAAATTGATCGATTGCCTTGGTTGTGGTCGTGATTGA
- the LOC121777778 gene encoding non-specific phospholipase C3-like isoform X1 → MPETPTEYPIKTVVILVQENRSFDHMLGWMKSINPEIEGVTGQESNPLSTTDLSSSRVFYGHQSGNVEPDPGHSFEACYEQIYGVPWSQESASNHNLHPTMEGFAQQAETIEKGMANIVMNGFKPEQLPVYKELVSEYAVCDRWFSSAPTLTQPNRLFIHSATSHGATENDTKMLIEGYPQKTIFESVEEGGHSFGIYYQYPPSTLFYRNLRKLKYIDNFHQFDLSFKRHCKEGKLPNYVVIEQRYFETILAPGNDDHPPHDVSEGQKFIKEVYEALRSSPQWNEILFIIIYDEHGGFYDHVPTPATGVPSPDDIIGPEPYNFKFDRLGVRVPAILISPWIEPGTVLHGPSGPYPTSEYEHSSIPATVKKIFNLKSFLTKRDAWAGTFECVINRTSPRTDCPGNNITKFHTDLFFSHSNTYILLSTSVIFLCGISLQPNKYIHDMNIDGGAVELSEPGKMRVREANEEAELTEFQKELVQMCAALRGDRGEVKDMKVVEAVDYVGGAYRKFLDDCDSAVKNGEDESHIVCLAHQTQQKRVSKSFAGKLFACCACGRDQAVQ, encoded by the exons atgCCTGAGACTCCCACAGAATACCCCATCAAGACAGTAGTGATCCTAGTCCAAGAAAACCGATCATTCGATCATATGCTAGGATGGATGAAGTCCATCAACCCTGAAATCGAAGGCGTCACAGGCCAAGAATCAAACCCTCTATCCACCACCGATCTCAGCTCAAGTCGCGTTTTCTATGGTCACCAATCCGGAAATGTTGAGCCTGATCCCGGCCACTCTTTTGAAGCATGCTACGAGCAAATCTATGGCGTTCCATGGAGTCAGGAGTCAGCCTCTAACCACAACCTGCATCCTACAATGGAAGGCTTTGCGCAGCAAGCGGAGACCATCGAGAAAGGAATGGCCAACATAGTGATGAACGGCTTCAAACCGGAGCAGCTGCCTGTTTACAAGGAGCTGGTGTCGGAGTATGCAGTTTGTGATCGATGGTTCTCTTCCGCTCCCACTTTGACACAGCCAAACAGGCTCTTCATACACTCTGCAACGTCCCACGGTGCAACAGAAAACGACACGAAGATGCTGATCGAAGGCTATCCACAGAAGACCATCTTTGAGTCTGTGGAGGAGGGAGGTCACTCATTTGGGATATACTATCAGTATCCTCCTTCAACCCTCTTCTATAG GAACCTGAGAAAATTGAAGTACATAGACAACTTCCATCAATTTGATCTGAGCTTCAAAAGGCACTGCAAGGAGGGGAAGCTACCAAACTACGTAGTGATAGAACAGAGGTATTTCGAGACAATACTGGCCCCGGGGAACGACGATCACCCGCCCCACGACGTCTCAGAAGGCCAGAAATTCATCAAGGAAGTGTACGAGGCACTCAGATCAAGTCCACAGTGGAATGAAATCCTATTCATCATCATATACGACGAGCACGGCGGATTCTACGATCACGTCCCCACCCCTGCCACCGGCGTCCCTAGTCCGGATGACATCATTGGCCCCGAGCCTTACAACTTCAAATTCGACCGCCTCGGCGTCAGAGTCCCCGCAATCTTGATTTCCCCTTGGATTGAGCCTGGAACAG TGCTGCATGGACCTTCCGGGCCGTACCCGACGTCGGAATACGAGCATTCGTCGATTCCGGCGACGGTGAAGAAGATTTTCAATCTGAAAAGCTTCTTAACAAAAAGGGACGCTTGGGCGGGCACGTTCGAGTGTGTGATAAACAGGACTAGCCCAAGAACAGACTGCCCCGGTAATAACATTACCAAGTTTCATACAGATTTGTTTTTTAGTCACTCCAACACTTATATACTGCTTTCAACTTCCGTCATTTTTTTATGTGGGATTAGTTTGCAACCCAACAAATACATACATGACATGAATATTGATGGTGGTGCAGTTGAGCTGTCGGAGCCGGGGAAGATGAGGGTGAGGGAGGCGAACGAGGAGGCGGAGCTGACGGAGTTTCAGAAGGAGCTGGTGCAGATGTGTGCGGCGTTGAGAGGCGATCGTGGAGAGGTGAAAGATATGAAGGTGGTTGAGGCGGTTGATTACGTGGGAGGCGCGTATCGGAAGTTCTTGGATGATTGCGACAGCGCGGTGAAGAATGGAGAGGATGAGTCGCATATCGTGTGCCTCGCGCATCAGACACAGCAAAAGCGTGTTTCAAAGTCATTCGCCGGGAAACTCTTCGCCTGCTGCGCTTGTGGCCGCGATCAGGCGGTTcaatga
- the LOC121777778 gene encoding non-specific phospholipase C3-like isoform X2 — MPETPTEYPIKTVVILVQENRSFDHMLGWMKSINPEIEGVTGQESNPLSTTDLSSSRVFYGHQSGNVEPDPGHSFEACYEQIYGVPWSQESASNHNLHPTMEGFAQQAETIEKGMANIVMNGFKPEQLPVYKELVSEYAVCDRWFSSAPTLTQPNRLFIHSATSHGATENDTKMLIEGYPQKTIFESVEEGGHSFGIYYQYPPSTLFYRNLRKLKYIDNFHQFDLSFKRHCKEGKLPNYVVIEQRYFETILAPGNDDHPPHDVSEGQKFIKEVYEALRSSPQWNEILFIIIYDEHGGFYDHVPTPATGVPSPDDIIGPEPYNFKFDRLGVRVPAILISPWIEPGTVLHGPSGPYPTSEYEHSSIPATVKKIFNLKSFLTKRDAWAGTFECVINRTSPRTDCPVELSEPGKMRVREANEEAELTEFQKELVQMCAALRGDRGEVKDMKVVEAVDYVGGAYRKFLDDCDSAVKNGEDESHIVCLAHQTQQKRVSKSFAGKLFACCACGRDQAVQ; from the exons atgCCTGAGACTCCCACAGAATACCCCATCAAGACAGTAGTGATCCTAGTCCAAGAAAACCGATCATTCGATCATATGCTAGGATGGATGAAGTCCATCAACCCTGAAATCGAAGGCGTCACAGGCCAAGAATCAAACCCTCTATCCACCACCGATCTCAGCTCAAGTCGCGTTTTCTATGGTCACCAATCCGGAAATGTTGAGCCTGATCCCGGCCACTCTTTTGAAGCATGCTACGAGCAAATCTATGGCGTTCCATGGAGTCAGGAGTCAGCCTCTAACCACAACCTGCATCCTACAATGGAAGGCTTTGCGCAGCAAGCGGAGACCATCGAGAAAGGAATGGCCAACATAGTGATGAACGGCTTCAAACCGGAGCAGCTGCCTGTTTACAAGGAGCTGGTGTCGGAGTATGCAGTTTGTGATCGATGGTTCTCTTCCGCTCCCACTTTGACACAGCCAAACAGGCTCTTCATACACTCTGCAACGTCCCACGGTGCAACAGAAAACGACACGAAGATGCTGATCGAAGGCTATCCACAGAAGACCATCTTTGAGTCTGTGGAGGAGGGAGGTCACTCATTTGGGATATACTATCAGTATCCTCCTTCAACCCTCTTCTATAG GAACCTGAGAAAATTGAAGTACATAGACAACTTCCATCAATTTGATCTGAGCTTCAAAAGGCACTGCAAGGAGGGGAAGCTACCAAACTACGTAGTGATAGAACAGAGGTATTTCGAGACAATACTGGCCCCGGGGAACGACGATCACCCGCCCCACGACGTCTCAGAAGGCCAGAAATTCATCAAGGAAGTGTACGAGGCACTCAGATCAAGTCCACAGTGGAATGAAATCCTATTCATCATCATATACGACGAGCACGGCGGATTCTACGATCACGTCCCCACCCCTGCCACCGGCGTCCCTAGTCCGGATGACATCATTGGCCCCGAGCCTTACAACTTCAAATTCGACCGCCTCGGCGTCAGAGTCCCCGCAATCTTGATTTCCCCTTGGATTGAGCCTGGAACAG TGCTGCATGGACCTTCCGGGCCGTACCCGACGTCGGAATACGAGCATTCGTCGATTCCGGCGACGGTGAAGAAGATTTTCAATCTGAAAAGCTTCTTAACAAAAAGGGACGCTTGGGCGGGCACGTTCGAGTGTGTGATAAACAGGACTAGCCCAAGAACAGACTGCCCCG TTGAGCTGTCGGAGCCGGGGAAGATGAGGGTGAGGGAGGCGAACGAGGAGGCGGAGCTGACGGAGTTTCAGAAGGAGCTGGTGCAGATGTGTGCGGCGTTGAGAGGCGATCGTGGAGAGGTGAAAGATATGAAGGTGGTTGAGGCGGTTGATTACGTGGGAGGCGCGTATCGGAAGTTCTTGGATGATTGCGACAGCGCGGTGAAGAATGGAGAGGATGAGTCGCATATCGTGTGCCTCGCGCATCAGACACAGCAAAAGCGTGTTTCAAAGTCATTCGCCGGGAAACTCTTCGCCTGCTGCGCTTGTGGCCGCGATCAGGCGGTTcaatga